In Scophthalmus maximus strain ysfricsl-2021 chromosome 16, ASM2237912v1, whole genome shotgun sequence, the following proteins share a genomic window:
- the cpn1 gene encoding carboxypeptidase N catalytic chain: MQQQQQQRRRRRWTLPWLGAVLLGLMGLLASGSDFQHHRYEDMVRALFAVQNECPYITRIYSIGRSVEGRHLYVLELSDNPGVHEALEPEFKYVGNMHGNEVLGRELLIKLAQFLCEEYRAGNQRIMRLIHDTRIHILPSMNPDGYEVAARQGPEFNGYLVGRGNAREIDLNRNFPDLNALMYYYEKTNGRNHHLPLPDNWEHQVEPETMAVIKWMQNYNFVLSANLHGGAVVANYPFDKSRDARIRGRTTYAATPDDKIFRQLARTYSYAHSWMHKGWNCGDFFEEGITNGASWYSLSKGMQDFNYLYTNCFEITLELSCDKFPPAAVLPREWLGNREALVSYLEQVHHGIKGMVYDENNNPISNAEISVAGIHHDVTGGVDGDFFRLLLPGTYTVTASAPGYLPSTSTVTVGPAEAIQLHFYLKTAPKQNLKVKPHNSKKNLSSPKAPLKLGPR; encoded by the exons atgcagcagcagcagcagcagcggcggcggcggcggtggacTCTTCCCTGGCTCGGTGCTGTCCTGCTGGGGCTGATGGGGCTCCTGGCGTCGGGCTCAGACTTCCAGCATCACCGATACGAGGACATGGTGCGAGCCCTGTTTGCTGTGCAGAACGAATGTCCCTACATCACTCGCATTTACAGCATCGGGCGCAGCGTGGAGGGGCGCCACCTCTACGTGCTGGAGTTGAGCGACAACCCGGGCGTCCACGAAGCAT TGGAGCCGGAGTTCAAGTATGTGGGCAACATGCACGGCAACGAAGTGCTCGGCCGTGAGCTGCTCATTAAGCTCGCCCAGTTTCTGTGTGAGGAGTATCGGGCCGGAAACCAGCGGATCATGAGGCTGATTCATGACACGCGCATCCACATCCTGCCCTCCATGAACCCGGATGGCTACGAGGTGGCTGCCAGACAG GGTCCAGAGTTCAACGGCTACCTGGTGGGCCGAGGGAACGCCAGAGAAATCGATCTGAACCGGAACTTTCCGGACCTGAACGCGCTCATGTACTACTACGAGAAAACCAACGGGCGGAACCACCACCTGCCGCTGCCGGACAACTGGGAGCATCAG GTTGAACCAGAGACCATGGCAGTCATAAAATGGATGCAGAACTACAATTTTGTCCTGTCAGCCAACCTGCACGGAGGAGCAGTGGTGGCCAACTACCCCTTCGACAAGTCGAGAGATGCGCGCATTCGAGGGAGAACCACGTATGCAGCCACTCCGGACGACAAAATCTTCAGACAG TTGGCGAGGACCTACTCATACGCTCACAGCTGGATGCACAAGGGATGGAACTGTGGGGACTTCTTTGAAGAGGGGATCACCAATGGGGCCAGCTGGTActctctgtccaaag gCATGCAGGACTTCAACTACCTGTACACCAACTGTTTCGAGATCACCCTGGAGCTGAGCTGTGATAAGTTCCCCCCGGCAGCAGTGCTACCTAGGGAATGGCTGGGCAACCGAGAAGCGCTGGTTTCATACCTGGAGcag GTGCATCATGGGATAAAGGGCATGGTgtatgatgaaaacaacaaccccatcAGCAACGCTGAGATCTCAGTTGCTGGCATCCACCATGACGTGACCGGCG GAGTGGATGGCGACTTTTTCAGACTCCTGTTACCAGGCACCTACACTGTGACAGCATCGGCCCCGGGTTACCTCCCCTCCACCAGCACTGTCACAGTGGGACCAGCTGAGGCCATACAG CTTCATTTTTACTTGAAAACAgcaccaaaacaaaacctgaaagTGAAGCCCCACAACAGCAAGAAGAACCTCTCATCTCCCAAGGCCCCCTTAAAGCTCGGCCCCAGATGA
- the LOC118287038 gene encoding integrin beta-3-like codes for MGALPAQGLLWMCVLTSAGIAEVCASNVCTSRGASTCKQCLAVHPSCAWCLQEDFGQGVASSSRCDLKSNLVAAGCALSAVESPTSKMQVIEDRPLSNKAAGATQDVTQIKPQRLHITLRPDDAKRFTVKVRQVEDYPVDLYYLMDLSYSMNDDLFRLRTLGKGLAEAMNRTTSNLRMGFGAFVDKPISPYMYISPKEAVKNPCYSINTTCLPQFGYKHVLSLTEEVGRFTEEVKKQMVSRNRDAPEGGFDAIIQAAVCKEQIGWRAGASHLLIFTSDAKTHVALDGRLAGIVRPNDGQCHLNSDNIYSMSTTMDYPSLALITEKMSENNINLIFAVTNPVVRLYQNYSELIPGTTVGTLSNDSGNVIQLILKAYAKIRSKVELELQGVPEELSLSFNATCLNGELIQGLKSCSGLKIGDTVSFSVEARARGCPKQKKKTFIIKPVGFKDSLSITVTFECDCKCQAKAQPNSPKCNHGNGTFECGICLCHPGRLGPHCECAEGDYSPTEQDRCSGPTGSGGPHSAVCSGRGDCVCGQCVCHSSDFGKVWGKLCECDDFNCLRYKGELCSGHGVCNCGFCQCAPDWQGENCNCSRRTDTCMSHLGLLCSGRGQCVCGACECTQPGAYGATCDKCPTCPDACTMKKECVECKHFKRGRLFDDNTCSRICKDEIVLVDEIVLHDTNAVNCTYKDEDDCVERFQYYEDASGKSILFVIKEPDCPKGPDILVLLLSVAGAILFLGLAALLIWKLLVTIHDRREFARFEEERARAKWDTGHNPLYKGATSTFTNITYRGKD; via the exons ATGGGAGCTCTCCCGGCGCAGGGGCTGTTGTGGATGTGTGTTTTGACCTCTGCTGGGATAGCAGAAGTTTGCG CCTCAAACGTCTGCACGTCCAGAGGAGCCAGCACGTGCAAGCAGTGCCTGGCTGTGCACCCCAGCTGTGCGTGGTGCCTCCAGGAG gaCTTTGGCCAGGGAGTTGCCAGCTCTTCCCGCTGTGACCTGAAGAGCAACCTGGTGGCAGCGGGCTGTGCTCTGTCAGCGGTGGAGTCTCCAACCAGCAAAATGCAAGTGATCGAGGACCGGCCCCTCAGCAACAAGGCAGCGGGGGCCACACAAGATGTCACTCAGATTAAGCCGCAGAGACTCCACATCACCCTCAGGCCAG ATGATGCCAAGCGCTTCACAGTGAAGGTGCGCCAGGTAGAGGATTACCCTGTGGATCTCTACTACCTCATGGACCTCTCCTACTCCATGAATGATGACCTCTTCCGCCTGAGGACGCTGGGCAAAGGCCTGGCCGAGGCCATGAACCGCACCACCAGCAACCTCCGCATGGGCTTCGGGGCTTTTGTGGACAAGCCGATCTCGCCTTACATGTACATCTCCCCCAAAGAGGCTGTGAAGAACCCCTGCTACAG CATTAACACCACCTGTCTGCCCCAGTTTGGCTACAAGCACGTTCTGTCTCTGACGGAAGAAGTGGGCCGCttcacagaggaagtgaagaagCAGATGGTGTCCAGGAACCGAGACGCCCCGGAGGGAGGCTTCGACGCCATCATCCAGGCTGCTGTGTGCAAG GAGCAGATCGGCTGGCGTGCGGGCGCTTCCCATCTCCTGATCTTCACCTCGGATGCGAAGACTCACGTGGCTCTGGATGGTCGTCTGGCAGGAATCGTACGACCCAATGACGGGCAGTGCCACCTGAACTCTGACAATATTTACAGCATGTCAACCACCATG GATTACCCATCTCTCGCTCTAATCACAGAGAAGATGTCGGAGAACAATATCAACCTCATCTTTGCTGTCACCAATCCTGTGGTTCGTCTGTACCAG AATTACAGCGAGCTGATTCCTGGCACCACAGTGGGAACACTGTCCAACGACTCAGGCAACGTGATTCAGCTCATACTGAAGGCCTACGCT AAAATCCGTTCCAAGGTGGAGCTGGAGCTACAAGGCGTCCCAGAGGAGCTGTCCCTGTCCTTCAACGCCACCTGTCTGAATGGGGAGCTAATCCAGGGCCTCAAGTCCTGCTCGGGGCTCAAAATAGGAGATACG GTGTCTTTCAGTGTGGAGGCCCGAGCTCGCGGTTGCcccaaacagaagaagaaaaccttCATCATCAAACCTGTGGGCTTCAAGGACTCgctctccatcactgtcaccTTCGAGTGCGACTGCAAGTGCCAGGCCAAAGCCCAGCCCAACAGCCCCAAATGTAACCACGGCAACGGCACCTTTGAGTGTGGCATCTGCCTGTGCCACCCGGGTCGCCTGGGGCCACACTGTGAGTGTGCGGAGGGCGACTATAGTCCCACAGAGCAAGACCGCTGCAGTGGGCCCACAGGCTCTGGAGGGCCCCACTCTGCCGTTTGCAGCGGCCGTGGAGACTGTGTGTGCGGCCAGTGCGTGTGCCACAGCAGTGACTTTGGGAAAGTCTGGGGAAAGCTGTGCGAGTGTGACGACTTCAACTGTCTGCGCTACAAGGGGGAACTCTGTTCCG GCCATGGTGTCTGTAACTGTGGTTTCTGCCAGTGTGCACCGGACTGGCAGGGCGAGAACTGTAACTGCTCCAGACGTACTGACACCTGCATGTCCCACCTGGGTCTGCTGTGCAGTGGGaggggccagtgtgtgtgtggggcctgTGAGTGCACCCAGCCCGGTGCGTACGGGGCCACGTGTGACAAGTGCCCCACCTGCCCTGACGCCTGTACCATGAAGAA GGAGTGTGTGGAGTGTAAGCACTTCAAGAGGGGCAGGCTGTTTGACGACAACACCTGCTCTCGAATCTGCAAGGATGAGATTGTGCTTGTGGATGAAATAG tgcTCCATGATACGAATGCTGTGAACTGTACTTACAAAGATGAGGATGACTGCGTGGAGCGTTTCCAGTACTATGAAGACGCCAGTGGCAAGTCCATTTTGTTCGTCATCAAAGAGCCAG ACTGCCCCAAGGGTCCAGACATTTTGGTGTTGCTTCTGTCGGTGGCAGGGGCCATCTTGTTCCTTGGCCTGGCGGCTCTGCTTATCTGGAAACTGCTGGTCACCATCCATGACAGACGGGAGTTCGCCAGATTTGAGGAAGAACGCGCTCGCGCCAAGTGGGACACG GGACACAATCCGCTCTACAAAGGAGCCACATCTACCTTCACAAACATCACATACAGGGGAAAAGACTGA